A genomic region of Desulfosarcina ovata subsp. ovata contains the following coding sequences:
- a CDS encoding HD domain-containing phosphohydrolase → MLSEKQKLDTLMVLGIELNRIHDLDILLERVLTRARQFVNADAGSIYIREGDHLNFAHSQNDTLQSKLAAGEKLIYSTFSVPINPDSIAGYAASTRKMLSIPDVYRLSPEKQYRFSRQFDEASGYVTRAMLTIPLMTSKKDVLGILQMINPQDREKRIRKFSESDEKVMLHFAGIAAVALERAQMTRAMILRMIRMAEMRDPMETGAHVNRVADFSLEIYEHWAKRHQIPQKEIDKTRDVLRMAAMLHDVGKVATSDLILKKPSQLSHEEFEIMKQHTIQGARLFSNLQSDYDEAAAVIALNHHEKWDGSGYPGHVDPATGAPLPGHESKDGMPLPGKKGEEIPIFGRIVAIADVYDALSSKRCYKAPWDEANSIETISQGAGSHFDPELVEIFLNRFAFIRAIQDRYAGADNK, encoded by the coding sequence ATGCTTAGCGAAAAGCAGAAACTGGATACCCTGATGGTATTGGGAATCGAGCTGAACCGGATCCATGATCTGGACATTCTCCTGGAACGGGTGCTGACGCGGGCACGCCAGTTCGTCAACGCCGATGCCGGATCGATCTATATCCGCGAAGGCGACCACCTCAACTTTGCCCATTCCCAGAACGACACCTTGCAGAGCAAACTGGCTGCGGGAGAAAAACTGATCTATTCGACCTTTTCCGTGCCGATCAATCCGGACAGCATTGCCGGATATGCCGCATCCACCAGAAAAATGCTTAGCATCCCGGATGTTTACAGGCTGTCACCAGAGAAGCAGTATCGGTTCAGCCGGCAATTCGATGAAGCGTCCGGGTATGTGACCCGCGCCATGCTGACCATCCCGCTGATGACTTCAAAAAAGGATGTGCTGGGCATCCTGCAGATGATCAACCCCCAGGACCGGGAAAAACGTATCCGCAAATTCAGCGAGAGTGACGAAAAAGTCATGCTCCACTTTGCCGGCATCGCTGCCGTTGCGCTGGAACGTGCCCAGATGACCCGGGCCATGATCCTGCGCATGATCCGTATGGCGGAGATGCGCGACCCCATGGAAACCGGGGCCCATGTCAACCGCGTGGCCGACTTTTCCCTTGAAATTTACGAGCACTGGGCCAAACGTCACCAGATACCGCAAAAAGAGATCGACAAAACCCGCGACGTGCTGCGCATGGCCGCCATGCTCCATGATGTGGGTAAGGTGGCCACCTCCGATCTGATCCTGAAAAAGCCGTCCCAGTTGAGCCACGAAGAGTTCGAGATCATGAAGCAACACACCATCCAGGGCGCCCGGCTCTTTTCCAACCTGCAGTCCGACTACGACGAGGCCGCCGCCGTGATTGCGCTGAACCATCACGAAAAGTGGGATGGAAGTGGTTATCCCGGCCATGTGGATCCGGCCACGGGCGCGCCGCTGCCCGGTCACGAAAGCAAAGACGGCATGCCGCTGCCCGGCAAAAAAGGTGAAGAGATCCCCATCTTTGGCAGAATCGTGGCCATCGCGGATGTTTACGATGCGCTCAGCTCAAAGCGCTGCTACAAAGCCCCCTGGGATGAAGCCAACAGTATCGAGACCATCAGTCAGGGCGCCGGTTCCCATTTCGACCCCGAACTGGTGGAAATCTTTCTCAACCGATTCGCCTTTATCCGTGCCATCCAGGACCGCTATGCGGGAGCCGATAACAAATAG
- a CDS encoding proline dehydrogenase family protein: MFNRFIAATLPLMPQRVVWLFSRSYIAGDNLEAAMAACRALNALGAKTTIDILGEFIQDIQAAEKNRDEYLALIDTAQQSGIDGNYSVKPTMFGLLIDAEACYRHIHDIVAKAAGYGNFIRIDMEDSACVDREIDLFRRLHAEYPCHVGLAVQAYLRRSRADLDSLVDLHTPATPLNLRLCKGIYAEPWRVAFQRHDEINDHFLEDLEFMFQNGIYPGIATHDRDLIDGAHSLIDTYQVPTDRYEFQMLYGVTPELRRTIIEAGHTMRVYVPYGRHWFGYATRRLKENPKLVSSIVHSMLFNR; the protein is encoded by the coding sequence ATGTTCAACCGGTTCATTGCCGCCACCCTGCCGCTGATGCCCCAACGCGTGGTCTGGCTTTTTTCGCGCAGCTATATCGCCGGCGACAACCTCGAAGCGGCCATGGCCGCCTGCCGGGCACTGAATGCCCTTGGTGCGAAAACCACCATCGACATTCTGGGTGAATTTATCCAGGATATCCAGGCGGCCGAAAAAAACCGTGACGAATACCTGGCCCTGATCGATACGGCCCAGCAAAGTGGCATCGACGGCAACTACTCGGTCAAACCGACCATGTTCGGCCTGTTGATCGATGCCGAGGCGTGTTACCGCCACATCCACGACATCGTGGCCAAGGCGGCCGGTTACGGTAACTTCATCCGCATCGACATGGAGGATTCCGCCTGCGTCGACCGCGAGATCGACCTCTTCCGGCGTCTGCATGCGGAATATCCCTGCCATGTGGGACTGGCGGTGCAGGCCTACCTGCGCCGGTCGCGGGCCGATCTGGACAGCCTGGTGGATCTGCATACCCCGGCGACCCCGCTCAACCTCCGGCTGTGCAAAGGGATTTATGCCGAGCCGTGGCGGGTGGCCTTCCAGCGTCACGACGAGATCAACGACCACTTTTTGGAAGATCTGGAATTCATGTTTCAAAACGGCATTTATCCGGGCATTGCCACCCATGACCGCGACCTGATCGATGGCGCCCACTCGCTGATCGACACTTACCAGGTGCCAACCGACCGATACGAGTTTCAGATGCTGTACGGGGTCACGCCGGAACTGCGGCGCACCATTATCGAAGCCGGGCACACCATGCGCGTTTACGTGCCCTATGGCCGCCACTGGTTCGGCTACGCCACCCGGCGGCTCAAGGAGAACCCGAAGCTGGTGAGCAGTATCGTCCATTCAATGCTGTTCAATCGCTGA
- a CDS encoding ABC-ATPase domain-containing protein, with the protein MLSRSELKQKLSAIDGRDYTHYQAIRGSYDFDLFKLVVQQIPKDPFAPPHSGVYRIQLHRDDRRVVNPDLRSRVQTIAFADFLARRFATACLGIGKGRRGTGRSGMITIEPPGQAILARNSVVVTDTMIEVRCFLGLPANGRTIDAVTANVMLLDELPVIVDQALRRENVDARALNEHIAVAEDAESLRAMLDPLDLVAFVGEGAILPRESGTSDRPGTDTPLIPFSVPAALRIDVDLHHAGKVRGMGIPKGVTLITGGGYHGKSTLLETLALGIYNHVPGDGRQQCVSLAQTVKVRSHSGRSVVKTDISGFIDNLPFGKDTTAFSTRNASGSTSQAATIIEAIEAGARVLLMDEDTCATNFLIRDRKMQQLVNRRDEPITAFIDRVRQLYTERGISTVLVLGGVGDYFDVADHVIQMIHYRPEDVTARAHRIAESFPVKRAVESGPASLAVRARAPLPGSIDPVNAYGKQRIHAQDAYRLVFGEQRVDLTDLEQLVEASQTHAIGYAMQYAKKYMDGSRPLRDVVQRVIKDMEAGGLDVVRDRICGHLAGFRGLELAFALNRLGGFDVNQL; encoded by the coding sequence ATGTTGTCACGGTCAGAATTGAAACAAAAGCTGTCTGCCATCGATGGCCGGGATTACACCCATTACCAGGCCATCCGGGGCAGTTATGACTTTGACCTGTTCAAACTGGTCGTCCAGCAAATCCCCAAGGATCCCTTTGCTCCGCCCCACAGCGGCGTTTATCGAATCCAGCTGCACCGTGACGATCGGCGGGTCGTCAATCCGGATCTGCGTTCACGGGTGCAGACGATCGCCTTTGCCGATTTTCTGGCCAGGCGGTTTGCAACGGCCTGCCTGGGTATCGGCAAAGGCAGGCGCGGAACCGGCCGCAGCGGCATGATCACGATCGAGCCGCCCGGGCAGGCGATTCTGGCGCGCAACAGCGTGGTCGTCACCGATACGATGATCGAGGTACGCTGTTTTTTGGGACTTCCGGCCAACGGCCGGACGATCGATGCCGTCACAGCAAATGTCATGCTCCTGGATGAACTGCCGGTGATTGTCGACCAGGCCCTTCGCCGGGAAAATGTCGACGCCCGGGCATTGAACGAGCATATCGCCGTGGCTGAAGACGCCGAATCGCTTCGCGCGATGCTTGACCCGCTCGACCTGGTGGCTTTTGTTGGCGAAGGGGCCATCCTGCCCCGGGAAAGCGGAACCAGTGATCGGCCCGGGACCGATACGCCGTTGATCCCGTTCAGCGTTCCCGCCGCATTGCGCATTGACGTCGACCTGCACCATGCGGGAAAAGTCCGGGGCATGGGCATTCCCAAAGGCGTCACCCTGATCACCGGCGGAGGGTATCACGGCAAATCGACCCTGCTCGAAACCCTGGCCTTGGGGATCTATAACCATGTTCCGGGGGACGGCCGGCAGCAGTGCGTTTCCCTTGCCCAGACGGTCAAGGTCAGATCCCATTCGGGGCGATCCGTCGTCAAAACCGACATTTCCGGTTTTATCGACAACCTGCCCTTTGGCAAGGACACCACCGCGTTCAGCACCCGGAATGCCAGTGGCAGCACATCCCAGGCGGCCACGATCATCGAGGCCATCGAAGCCGGCGCCCGGGTCCTGCTGATGGATGAAGATACCTGCGCGACGAATTTTCTGATCCGCGACCGCAAGATGCAGCAGCTGGTCAACCGGCGCGATGAACCGATCACCGCGTTTATCGACCGGGTCCGGCAGCTCTACACGGAAAGGGGGATATCGACGGTGCTGGTGCTGGGCGGTGTGGGTGACTATTTCGATGTGGCCGACCATGTGATCCAGATGATCCATTACCGGCCCGAGGATGTGACCGCCCGCGCCCACCGGATTGCCGAATCGTTCCCGGTAAAACGAGCGGTTGAAAGCGGCCCGGCCTCGCTTGCCGTCCGTGCACGTGCTCCGCTGCCCGGCAGCATCGATCCGGTCAACGCATACGGAAAACAACGGATCCATGCCCAGGATGCGTACCGCCTGGTTTTCGGGGAGCAGCGGGTCGATCTCACCGACCTCGAGCAACTCGTGGAGGCTTCCCAGACCCATGCCATCGGATACGCCATGCAGTACGCAAAAAAATATATGGACGGCAGCCGCCCCCTGCGCGATGTGGTCCAGCGGGTCATCAAAGATATGGAGGCGGGGGGGCTGGATGTCGTCCGTGACCGCATTTGCGGCCATCTTGCCGGTTTCAGAGGGCTTGAACTGGCGTTCGCCTTGAACCGGCTGGGCGGTTTTGATGTCAATCAACTCTGA
- a CDS encoding DNA ligase, with protein sequence MPIATIRSVIGAWIVLVYSICTVAADPPSLQKASGYTGSQAVAGWLMSEKLDGIRGYWNGERLLTRQSKTIHAPAWFTRPFPPFALDGELWRRRNDFAFVQNTVLDRVPAEGWREITYNIFEAPAAPGDFPARLAKARAWFQTHPAPHVRIIEQQVCRGREHLDRFLASVEALGGEGVIVKDPAPEFHAGRSPYVLKVKRFSDMEGTVIAHNPGKGRFSGMLGSLALRLESGVVFNLGSGFTLRQRQHPPPVGAVVTFKFQGFTQNGIPRFASFLRVRKD encoded by the coding sequence ATGCCCATCGCTACCATTCGTTCGGTTATCGGGGCTTGGATCGTCCTCGTCTATTCCATCTGTACGGTCGCGGCCGATCCGCCGTCCCTTCAAAAGGCCAGCGGTTACACGGGCAGCCAAGCGGTTGCCGGATGGCTGATGAGCGAAAAACTCGACGGCATCCGCGGGTACTGGAACGGCGAACGACTGCTCACCCGTCAGAGCAAAACGATTCACGCGCCCGCATGGTTCACCCGGCCCTTTCCGCCTTTTGCCCTGGATGGCGAGCTGTGGCGCCGGAGAAACGATTTTGCCTTCGTGCAGAATACCGTCCTGGACCGGGTGCCCGCGGAAGGGTGGCGGGAGATCACCTACAACATTTTTGAAGCTCCTGCAGCGCCCGGCGACTTTCCTGCCCGGCTGGCAAAGGCCCGGGCGTGGTTTCAGACGCATCCCGCCCCGCACGTGCGCATCATCGAGCAGCAGGTCTGCCGGGGCCGGGAGCACCTGGACCGTTTCCTGGCAAGCGTCGAGGCCCTTGGCGGCGAAGGGGTGATCGTCAAGGACCCGGCGCCGGAATTCCACGCCGGCCGCAGCCCGTATGTGCTGAAGGTCAAGCGCTTCAGCGACATGGAAGGGACCGTGATCGCTCACAACCCCGGCAAAGGTCGGTTCAGCGGGATGCTGGGAAGCCTTGCCCTTCGGCTTGAAAGCGGCGTGGTTTTCAACCTGGGCAGCGGATTTACCCTGCGGCAACGGCAGCACCCGCCACCGGTGGGGGCCGTTGTCACTTTTAAATTTCAGGGCTTTACGCAAAACGGGATTCCCCGTTTCGCCTCGTTTCTGCGGGTGAGAAAAGATTGA
- a CDS encoding adenine deaminase C-terminal domain-containing protein — translation MPTDPKPMDIALGRTPADLAIVDARLLNVYTGEILDHQSVCTSGGWIAYVGPDAGPAIGDGTQIIDAGGATLIPGLIDGHAHIAWLFTAGEFLEYAARGGTTSIVTETLEVYPVAGLPGVLDFLASLKDQPIRFFGTAPAMVSVSRAATGIAPADLEKLLQQTEIVGLGEAYWQAVIQDPDAYLPAFSQTLAHRKLLEGHSAGARGDKLQAYAACGISSCHEPIKAEEVLERLRLGLYVMVREGSIRRDLADIAAIRETGVDTRRLILTTDGISPEDLIEMGYMEYVVQKAIDSGFDPVTAVQMATLNVAEHFGLDDRIGGIAPGKLADMVLIPDPATIRATCVICNGRVVSRDGHLEVTPRKHSFSVESLNSIRLPEAVRPSDFHLPVGADTETATVRVIEMVTDLVTREVTMTLPATGGAIHADPDNDLAKIAAIDRTHRPGKRFIGLIKGLGLRSGAMASSAAWDTSCIIVVGTSETDMALCVNRIRELQGGTVVCDRGRVVAELPMPVFGILSERSIDELIEARKTIKQALAGLGVALPDPMLTLVTLTGAAIPYLRICEEGLVNLKDGQTVGLFGDR, via the coding sequence ATGCCAACCGATCCAAAGCCGATGGATATCGCCCTCGGGCGCACCCCCGCCGACCTTGCCATTGTCGATGCCCGGCTGCTCAATGTCTACACTGGAGAAATCCTGGACCACCAGTCGGTATGCACCAGCGGCGGTTGGATTGCCTATGTGGGGCCGGATGCCGGACCGGCCATCGGCGATGGGACTCAGATCATCGATGCCGGGGGCGCCACCCTGATTCCCGGGCTGATCGATGGGCATGCCCATATCGCCTGGCTGTTCACCGCCGGCGAATTTCTCGAGTACGCGGCCCGGGGCGGGACCACCAGTATTGTCACCGAGACCCTGGAAGTCTATCCGGTGGCCGGTTTGCCCGGCGTACTGGATTTTCTGGCCTCTCTCAAGGACCAGCCGATCCGGTTCTTTGGCACCGCGCCGGCCATGGTCTCCGTCAGCCGGGCCGCCACGGGCATTGCCCCCGCCGATCTCGAGAAATTGCTGCAGCAGACGGAGATCGTCGGTCTGGGCGAAGCCTACTGGCAGGCGGTGATCCAGGACCCGGACGCCTATCTGCCGGCGTTTTCGCAAACCCTGGCCCATCGCAAGCTGCTGGAAGGGCATTCCGCCGGTGCCAGGGGCGACAAGCTGCAGGCCTATGCGGCCTGCGGGATCTCCTCATGCCACGAACCGATCAAGGCCGAGGAGGTGCTGGAGCGGCTTCGGTTGGGCCTTTATGTGATGGTGCGCGAGGGGAGCATCCGGCGCGATCTCGCCGATATTGCCGCCATCCGGGAGACGGGGGTTGACACCCGGCGCCTGATTCTGACCACCGACGGCATTTCCCCCGAAGACCTGATCGAGATGGGATATATGGAATACGTCGTTCAGAAGGCCATTGACTCCGGCTTCGATCCGGTCACCGCCGTGCAGATGGCGACCCTGAACGTGGCGGAACATTTTGGCCTGGATGACCGCATCGGCGGAATCGCCCCCGGCAAACTGGCCGACATGGTACTGATTCCCGACCCGGCGACCATCCGGGCGACCTGTGTGATCTGCAACGGCCGGGTTGTCTCCAGGGATGGCCATCTGGAGGTGACGCCCCGCAAACATAGTTTTTCCGTGGAGAGCCTGAACAGCATCCGGCTTCCCGAAGCCGTACGGCCGTCGGATTTTCACCTGCCCGTCGGAGCGGACACGGAGACCGCAACGGTTCGTGTCATCGAGATGGTGACGGATCTGGTTACCCGGGAAGTGACGATGACACTCCCGGCCACGGGCGGGGCGATCCACGCCGACCCGGACAACGATCTGGCCAAGATTGCGGCCATTGACCGGACCCATCGACCGGGCAAGCGTTTCATCGGTCTGATCAAGGGCTTGGGTCTGCGTTCGGGCGCCATGGCGTCCAGTGCCGCATGGGATACGTCTTGCATCATTGTCGTGGGTACCAGCGAAACCGATATGGCCCTGTGCGTCAACCGCATCCGGGAACTACAAGGCGGAACGGTGGTTTGTGATCGCGGCCGCGTGGTCGCCGAACTGCCCATGCCCGTTTTCGGAATTCTTTCCGAGCGCTCCATAGACGAGCTGATCGAGGCGCGCAAAACCATCAAACAGGCGTTGGCGGGACTCGGCGTTGCCTTGCCCGACCCCATGCTGACCCTGGTGACCCTGACCGGCGCGGCGATCCCCTACCTGCGCATTTGTGAAGAGGGGCTGGTCAACCTGAAAGATGGGCAGACGGTGGGCCTGTTTGGCGACCGATGA
- a CDS encoding pyridoxamine-phosphate oxidase, which translates to MAQKKDSLDHVLVSVWAMLARGATRVTDPFNRPALASGNSSGCGVRTVILRQADEAGRRLICYADVRSPKIAEIEACGSIQWLFYHPRKMVQVRVAGPATVHTDDATAEAQWNRVKGFSRLSYCAERPPGSVLDRPSSGLSARLRNDLPRLMQSNAGRKNFAVIQGQVALIDWLKLRPSGNVRARFQWDADGLKASWTVP; encoded by the coding sequence ATGGCTCAAAAAAAAGACTCCCTGGATCACGTTCTCGTCTCCGTATGGGCAATGCTCGCGCGGGGCGCTACCCGCGTCACCGATCCGTTTAACCGGCCGGCCTTGGCCAGCGGAAATTCGTCGGGGTGCGGGGTAAGAACGGTCATCCTGCGCCAGGCCGACGAGGCGGGGCGGCGCCTGATCTGTTATGCGGACGTGCGCTCTCCCAAAATTGCCGAGATCGAGGCGTGCGGAAGCATCCAATGGCTGTTTTACCATCCCCGCAAAATGGTGCAGGTACGGGTCGCCGGGCCGGCCACGGTGCATACCGACGACGCCACGGCCGAGGCGCAGTGGAATCGGGTCAAGGGATTCAGCCGGCTTAGCTATTGCGCCGAACGCCCGCCCGGATCTGTGCTGGATCGGCCATCGTCGGGCTTGTCGGCGCGATTGCGCAACGATCTGCCCAGATTGATGCAGAGCAATGCCGGACGGAAGAATTTTGCCGTCATCCAAGGCCAAGTGGCCCTCATCGACTGGCTGAAGCTGCGTCCATCGGGAAATGTCCGCGCGCGATTCCAATGGGATGCCGACGGGCTGAAGGCCAGCTGGACTGTCCCCTGA